A genome region from Erigeron canadensis isolate Cc75 chromosome 3, C_canadensis_v1, whole genome shotgun sequence includes the following:
- the LOC122593693 gene encoding leucine-rich repeat extensin-like protein 3 produces MKKNIMPPPRLHLLLLTILLFAAFLRHAAAADSNDNDADDVKNLVFENQSLRKAYIALQAWKTAIFSDPFNFTSNWTGPAVCSYPGVFCAPSPFNVSNRVVAGIDLNHADIAGYLPEELGLLTDLALFHINSNRFCGTVPKTFKKLKLLHELDISNNRFVGPFPNVVLSLPVLKFLDLRFNEFEGSVPFQLFDKDLDAVFLNDNRFKFGIPPNLGKSPVSVLVLANNNLGGCLPASIGQMGSTLNEIILMNDNLTSCLPVQIGALKKVTVFDVSFNSLQGPLPAAIAGMRSVEELNVAHNKLTGVVPDSICKLPKLQNFTFSYNYFTGEAPSCVAVQGGGKLFDDEKNCIVGKSGQRSGRECASSDARPVDCSKMGCGTVAPVASPPRSKSKSESRRRAGSPKPPAPKAATSPRQRVRASPPPPVFESSPVMRSHPPPQEVKPRVIPPPPPVWEISPSERHAPPPPVWEISPSERHRPPPPSPPMFETSPVTRVAPPPPSPPPPSPSPPPPSPPPPSPPPPSPPPPPSPSPPPPPSPSPPPPYYSSPPPPPSPSPPPPPSPSPPPPPSPSPPPPYYASPPPPPPSPSPPPPPTPSPPLPCSPPPPPPPPQSPPPHYSSPPPPHYSSPPPPPLQSSPPPPPAYYYSSPPPPHYSSPPPPPHYSSPPPPPPHYSSPPPPPQHYSSPPTADCPPASPPPPPPKPCETPTQSPPPPPPQQWHHQPPLTQSPPPSPKYHHYTSPPPHKQTHLSSPPPSPSFDDIPLPPVFGVSYPSPPPPAIPYY; encoded by the coding sequence atgaaaaaaaatataatgccACCACCACGTTTACACCTCCTCCTCCTTACCATTCTCCTCTTTGCCGCCTTCCTCCGCCACGCTGCCGCCGCAGACAGCAACGACAACGATGCCGACGACGTAAAAAACCTTGTTTTCGAGAACCAAAGTCTTAGAAAAGCCTACATTGCTCTACAAGCATGGAAAACCGCAATCTTTTCTGACCCATTTAACTTCACATCAAATTGGACCGGTCCAGCGGTTTGCTCTTACCCAGGAGTGTTTTGTGCTCCCTCACCATTCAACGTCTCGAACCGAGTAGTCGCTGGGATCGATCTCAACCATGCTGATATCGCAGGTTACCTCCCAGAAGAGCTTGGTCTTTTGACTGACCTTGCACTCTTCCACATTAACTCGAACCGGTTTTGTGGGACCGTCccaaaaactttcaaaaaactAAAGCTTTTACATGAGCTTGATATAAGCAACAACCGGTTCGTTGGACCGTTCCCAAATGTTGTTTTATCTCTTccggttttaaaatttttagacCTCCGGTTCAATGAGTTTGAAGGGTCTGTTCCATTTCAactttttgataaagatcttgaCGCGGTTTTCTTGAATGACAACCGGTTCAAGTTCGGTATTCCACCAAATTTGGGCAAATCACCGGTTTCGGTTCTTGTATTGGCTAATAATAATCTGGGTGGCTGTCTTCCTGCAAGTATTGGTCAAATGGGGTCAACATTGAATGAAATTATTCTTATGAATGATAATTTGACAAGCTGTTTGCCGGTTCAAATTGGGGCTCTTAAAAAAGTGACGGTTTTCGACGTCAGTTTTAATAGTCTTCAAGGACCATTACCTGCAGCTATAGCTGGGATGAGAAGTGTGGAGGAACTTAATGTCGCGCATAATAAACTGACCGGAGTCGTGCCAGATAGTATTTGTAAGTTGCCCAAGTTGCAAAACTTTACATTTTCGTATAATTATTTCACCGGTGAAGCGCCATCCTGTGTGGCGGTTCAAGGTGGTGGCAAGTTGTTTGATGATGAGAAGAATTGTATTGTTGGAAAATCGGGTCAACGGTCTGGTAGGGAATGTGCTTCAAGCGATGCACGCCCGGTTGATTGTAGTAAGATGGGGTGTGGTACGGTCGCACCTGTGGCCTCGCCACCACGGTCTAAGTCGAAGTCAGAATCTAGAAGGAGGGCTGGTTCTCCAAAACCACCCGCTCCTAAAGCGGCTACGTCGCCCAGGCAGCGTGTTAGGGCTAGCCCACCGCCTCCTGTTTTTGAGTCATCACCGGTTATGAGATCACATCCGCCACCACAAGAGGTTAAACCTCGAGTtataccaccaccaccaccagtttGGGAAATATCGCCAAGTGAACGACacgcaccaccaccaccagtttGGGAAATTTCGCCAAGTGAGCGACACAGGCCACCACCACCTTCGCCTCCCATGTTTGAGACTTCACCTGTGACCCGTgtagcaccaccaccaccgtcacctccaccaccatcaccgtcaccgccaccaccgtcaccacctccaccatcaccaccaccaccatcgccaCCTCCACCACCCTCACCATCACCCCCGCCCCCTCCTTCaccatcgccaccaccaccatattaCTCATCACCACCTCCGCCACCTTCACCatctccaccacctccaccatcaccatcaccaccacctccgccatcaccatctccaccaccaccttaTTATGCATCTCCGCCGCCGCCCCCACCatcgccatcaccaccacctccaccaacCCCATCACCACCACTCCCAtgctcaccaccaccaccacctcctcctcctcagTCACCGCCACCACACTACTCCTCCCCACCCCCACCACATTactcatcaccaccaccaccaccactgcaGTCATCACCACCTCCTCCACCAGCATACTACTACTCATCCCCACCACCGCCACACTATTcttcaccgccaccaccaccacactattcatcgccgccgccaccaccaccacactactcatcgccaccaccgccaccacaacATTACTCATCACCACCAACAGCTGACTGCCCTCCAGCATCcccaccgccaccacctccaAAACCATGTGAAACCCCCActcaatcaccaccaccaccaccaccacaacaatGGCACCATCAACCACCACTAACTCAATCTCCACCACCATCACCCAAATATCACCACTACACATCACCACCACCCCATAAACAAACGCACCTATcttcgccaccaccatcaccatcattCGATGACATTCCTCTTCCACCCGTCTTCGGAGTTTCCTACCCCTCTCCACCACCACCTGCAATCCCCTATTACTAA